The sequence GCCGCGTTTCGGCGGTGCGGCGCGAGCGGTCGTCCCGCTCCCCGAGCCAGGGAACGGTGAGCACGGGCGCGGCAACGGGTGCACCGCCCGGCCGGGCGGTGACGGCAGGGCGTCCGGAGGGCAGGACAGGCGCGATCGGCCACGCCGATCCGGCACTCCCTGGTCCGGGCACCACCATCACCCTCCGCCCCACAGCGGCTGCTTACCGTCACGCACCGGCGGTGTGCCGGTGGGTGACGTGGCTCTCCAGCCTAAGGCGCCCAATGTTGGTTTAACAAGTGCAGCACCTTCGTTTTGTCTGCGGTTGGCCCCTCCCGACAACGCACTACCCACGAAGACCCAGAAATCCCTACATTAAGGCAAAGTGACTTGACACCCCGCCGGGGCCGTGGGTGAAGGTGACTCGACACCCCGCCCGACCGGTTTCGAGGCCGCGAACATGAAAAACTCCCACGATCGCCGCCGCGCGAAGCTCGGATCAGCCGCCCTGTCGTTCGGCGGGTGGGGCGACTACGAGGTGTGGGCGGCGCATGGATTCACACCCAAACCCAACTCCGACCCGGCGCATGCCCCGGTGGATGGTCCGAAGTCCGAGGGGGTTGGGGGCGTCGGCAGGTCCGCGGAAGCGCAGGCGGACCGCACCGGTGCTCCGGCTCGGGGTAAGCGCGGCCGTAGTGCCGGCACGACCGCCGACTCCGCACCCCGCGGCACCACAGGCGCTCCCGTCCGAGGCAAGCGCGGCGGCAAGCCGGCGGCCTCCGCACCCGGCGACACGACCCACACCCCCGCCCGCGGGGAGCACCGCCCCCGCAACCGCGCGATCACCGAAGCGGCCGACGCTCGTGGCTCCAGTCCACACCGGACCGGAGCCGCGGATGACGCGAGCGTCCCGAACCGCACCGGCGAAGCCACCGGTGCCCGCGAACCCCGGCCCGGCAGGCCCGTCGATCCCACCGACGACGACCGCACGCGTGGCCGCCGGGCGGCCAGCCTCGGCAACCGCCGCGAAGAGCCCGTCGCCCCTCGGCCCACCCGGGAACGACCGTACGTCCGCGGCAGCAAACCCCCACCCCCGCAACCCCGCCACGTCCTCCCTCCAGAAGTCATGCTCTTCGCCACCGGCCGCCACCGCACTGCCACCACCGGGCTCGACCCGGATCTCGCCGCGCTCTGCCGGATGTGCCAGATCCCCACCTCGATCGCCGAGGTCTCCGCCTACCTCCGCCTGTCCCTCGACGCCACCCGCGCCCTCGCACAACACGGCATCGACCGCGGGCTGGTCGTCGCCGACGTCGCGGACCTCGGGCGGGAAGGGCGGCCGCCGCTGGCTCTCCTGCAGCGCGTCCACCAAGGACTGC is a genomic window of Amycolatopsis lexingtonensis containing:
- a CDS encoding DUF742 domain-containing protein: MKNSHDRRRAKLGSAALSFGGWGDYEVWAAHGFTPKPNSDPAHAPVDGPKSEGVGGVGRSAEAQADRTGAPARGKRGRSAGTTADSAPRGTTGAPVRGKRGGKPAASAPGDTTHTPARGEHRPRNRAITEAADARGSSPHRTGAADDASVPNRTGEATGAREPRPGRPVDPTDDDRTRGRRAASLGNRREEPVAPRPTRERPYVRGSKPPPPQPRHVLPPEVMLFATGRHRTATTGLDPDLAALCRMCQIPTSIAEVSAYLRLSLDATRALAQHGIDRGLVVADVADLGREGRPPLALLQRVHQGLLRL